DNA sequence from the Malus domestica chromosome 11, GDT2T_hap1 genome:
GTATATCTAAAAATTATTAACCAAGGATATATGTGCATGGGTATTTTAGTCATATTTTGTATAAGTTAGCTAGGCGGTTAAGGTGTTTAGATGTCTTAGTTATTAAGTTTTGACAGCTGTAAGTTTGTTTGGTTAGCTTCTTTAAATAGGTATATATATTACTGAAAATGTAAGCAATTGTATTCATTCAGTAAATACAACATTTGCAATACatcgctttctctctctactctcaTATTCATTGTTCTTTGTTCTTGCTCTTCGATGGAGATTTTATGGCTTAATCTGCCATAATTATCATGGTATCAAGAGCCGAGGTTCAGTAAACCGGTGAAGAGGATCCTGGTTAGCTCATCAGGCTTACGGTTTTTCAGAGGCGTATCTTGATCTGTTCAGATTGGGATCTTTGATCGTTGTTGCGATATCAGGGCACGAAGCTGAGTTCTAGGGCACGAAGCCTATAATTGTTTGAGTTTATCAATTTGCAAAGTATTGATTGTTTCTTGAGCACGAAGCTCCTTGATTACTGGTGATTGATTTGAGCACGAAGCTCCTTGTTGTTTCTTGATTGTTGCTGATTTCTAGGGCACGAAGCCTATAATTGTTTGATTTTATCAATTTGCACAGCATTGGTTGTTTCTTGAGCACGCAGCTCCTTGATTACTGATTTGAGCACGAGATTTGAGCACGAAGCTCTTTGTTGCTTCTTGATTGTTGCGGTTGATTTTGTAGTTGAAATTACTGTGTTCTTCCAGTTTTGGAGTAATGGCGATGAATATGGTGAAGGTTGAAAGTCTACTTGGAATGTTAACCATTAGACTTCAGGAGGATAATTTTGTGAAGTGGTCCTTTCAGTTTAGATCTGTTCTTGAAGgaaatgatttgtttgatcatttTGATGGTACCTCTGTCTGTCCACCAAAGTTTGTCTTTACTGAAGACGGTGGTATCACTACTGAAGTTACAGCAGCTTATAAAGAGTGGATTAAAAGAGATAGGGCTCTTGTGAGTCTATTGCTTGCTACTTTGGGAGATGAAGCAGTTGAATATGTTGTTGGTTGTAGAACTGCACATGAAGCTTGGATGAATTTGCAAGATCGGTATGCTACTGTTTCGAGAGCAAGAGTGAATCATCTCAAGACTGAGTTACTGACAATTAAGAAAGGTTCGGATAGTGTTGAGAAATACATGTTGCGAATCAAGGTTCTTAAGGATCAACTTCTTGCTGCTGGAGAAGTTGTTTCTGAAAATGATCTTATTGTTGCTGCTTTGGCTGGATTGCCAGCAGAATTTAACATGATCCGTACTGTGATTGTGGCTCGTGAAACTCCTATTTCTCTTAAAGAGTTTCGAGCTCAATTATTGGCCGCTGAGAGGACTGCTGAAGATTCACAATCTACACTGAATTTTCCTATGTCAGGCATGTATTGCCATGGTGAATCTTCAAATGCTAATTCATCACAGAGTCAAAGATTGGCTCAACAATTTTCTGGTGGTTATGGTTTTGTCAGTGGTGCTAATGCTAATTCTCAGAATAATACTCAAAGGTCAACTGGGGCACTTGTGTCTCAGGCGTATCTTCCTCAGtttcatcaacaaaataatgcaAATTCTCATAATAACAGGAGCTATCAGAATTATGGAGGTACCAATGGAAGGTTTAACAACAGGCCTAGGTATAATGGGAACAATAATGGCAGGTTCTCAGGGAATTCAAATTTCTTTCCTGGGAGCACAAATAATAATGGAAGCGCTAATTTTGGATCTAAAGGTGGTTCAACTTGGCAGAATTGGAATGGCAATACTGGTTCCAAAACAACACTGATTCCTGAATGTCAGATTTGTAATAAACGAGGCCATACTGCTCCTAATTGTTACTCAAGGTATGATGCAAGTTCCAGTTCCGCTCCTCCAGTTATGGcatgtcaaatttgtggaaaGAAAGGCCATACTGCTCTCAACTGCTATCACAGAGGCAATTATGCATACCAAGGTGATCAACCATCTCCTTCTTTGGCTGCACTTACTGCCCAAGCTCAGCAGAATTTCGTGTCTTCTTCACAGCCAAATTGGGTGTTAGATACAGGAGCTACTCACCATATGACTGTTGACCTTGATAATTTGACACTTGTGACACCTTTTGAGGGCAATGACAAGATTACAGTTGGCAATGGAGAGGGACTTCCCGTTGCTAACACTGGTTTGGGTTCTCTTTTAACCTCTTCTAAATCTTTAACTCTTCAAATGGTGTTACATGTTCCACAGTTAGCAGCTAGTTTATTATCAGTTTATAGACTATGCAAGGATAATCATtgttatgttatacttgatgaattTGGTTTTTGGGTGCAGGACAAGGCAACCAAGAAAATCCTCATGAAAGGAAGGAGTAGTAGTAGTGGCTTGTATTACATTCCTCAGCAGCATTTCTACAAATATTCTCAGCTAATGAATAATACACCTCAAGCTTTGTTGGGGCAACTTGTTAAGACATCTATCTGGCATCATAGACTTGGGCATCCCACCAATGAGGTTCAACTAAAAATGCTTCAAGACTCTCAGATTTCTGTTTCTTTAGATAAATGTCCTCAGTTGTGCTCAGCTTGTATTAGGGGTAAGATGTCTAGACAACCATTTCCTTCAAAGTGTAATAAGTCAAGTATTCCTTTTGAAAAAGTGCATACTGATGTCTGGGGACCTTCACCTACTGTTTCAGTGGAAGGTTACCGATATTATGTAATTTTTGTTGATGAATGCACAAGGTTTACTTGGATCTTCCCACTTGTTAATAAGTCTGATGTGTACACTGTATTTGTGAAATTTCATGCCTTTATTGTGAATCAtttcaatacaaatattaaggCTTTACAATCTGACGGAGGAggagagtacatgagtaaagtgTTTAAGACCTTCTTGGATACCAATGGCATTTTGCATCTTGTTTCTTGTCCATATACACCTCAACAGAATGGTCTTGCTGAGAGGAAAAATAGACATATTGTTGAAACTACTGTGACATTACTGAGTGCAGCTTATTTACCTCAACAGTTCTGGTTTCATGCGTGTAGTCATGCAGTATTCTTGATAAATAGAATGCCTAGTCAGAATTTAGAAATGATATCACCCTATATGAAGTTGTTTGGACAATCACCTTCTTTAGGGTCATTAAAGGTCTTTGGTTCTGCAGTCTTTCCTTATTTGAGACCTTATAATGTCAATAAGCTACAAGCACGAAGTGATGAATGTGTATTTTTGGGATATTCAGTAGGTTACAAAGGAGTATTGTGTTTTCATATACCTACAAAAAGGTTATTGTTGTCTCGGCATGTCATTCATGATGAACATGTATTTCCTTTTAAGACATCTCAATCCATACATGTTCCTCAATCTGTGTCTACTTCCACTACACAAAGAGAGTTACCTAGAGTTGTTTCTGTTGCATTGTCACATGAATCTGAGCAACATGGGGTGAATGATGTGGTCAATAATCCAGACATGGAGCTGCATTCTGTTTCTTCTCAGTTTTCTGGTACAGCATCAGGTTCAGGATTGTTACCATTACAAGCTACTACTCTACATCCAACTCCTTCCTCTCCAAGGTTGCCTGTCCATATCCCTTCCCAAATTCAGGTAACTTCTAACTCTGAAGATCTATCTCCAAATGATTGTTCTACATCTGACAATATGGTTGATATTTCATCTGTTTCTCCTGATGTTGTGGCTGGTACATCTTCAGTTTCTCTTCATGATGTAAATGATCCTGTGATTCATACTGATGTAATTAATGTGCCTTCTGAGCATAATATGATTACAAGGTTAAAAAGTGGAGTTTTACAAAGAAAAGATTATTCTGGTTATTGTGCTTCTGTATCCATGCCTCCAGGTTCTTCTTTATCATCTGATGATGATATTGTGTTTAGTGGTTTTACTGCTATATTGGATATTCATGAGTCTTCAGAACCAACTCATTACAAGCAAGCTGTTACCTCTGTGCACTGGAGAAATGCAATGCAAGAAGAATTTGAAGCTTTGCAGAAACAAGGTACTTGGGAATTAGTACCAGTTCCACAAAATAGAAATGTTATAGGCAGCAAGTGGGTGTACAAGCTTAAGAAGGATCAAGATGGAAAGGTGTCTCGATACAAGGCAAGGCTTGTAGCTCAAGGTTTTAGCCAAGAACATGGTCTGGACTATGACGAAACATTTAGTCCAGTGGTTAGACACACAACAGTAAGGCTAGTATTGTCACTTGCAGCAATGAACAAATGGGATTTAAGGCAATtagatgtgaagaatgcatttcttcatggagAATTACAAGAAGAGGTGTTTATGAAACAACCTCAAGGTTTTCAAGATTCTCTATATCCTACTCATGTCTGCAAGTTACTTAAGTCtctatatggacttaaacaggCTCCCTGAGCATGGAATGCCAAGTTTACAAGCTATTTACCTACTTTGGGGTTTCAATCTTCTCATTCTGATCCTAGTTTGTTTGTGAAGATCAGTGGTTCTCATGTAGTGATCTTGCTattgtatgttgatgatattatcaTCACAGGGTCTTCTTCCAAGTTAATACAGCAAGTCATTGATGATTTAGCCAGTGTATTTGATATGAAAGACATGGGGAGATTAACCTATTTTTTGGGTTTGCAGATTGCCTACCGAGACAATGGCGACATTTTCATTAATCAGTCTAAATATGTTACTGATCTTCTCAATAAGGCTGGAATGATGCATTGTAGACCCTGTTCAACTCCGAGCAAGCCACACACTCAGTTATTGAAGGATGAAGGACAACCAATGGCTGATCCAACAGTGTACCGAAGTATGGTTGGTGCATTATAGTATCTGACCTTCACTAGGCCTGATATTGCCTATGCAGTCAATTATGCATGCCAATTTATGACAACTCCAACTGAAGAAcatttttgtttgattaaaaGAATTCTTCGATATCTTAAAGGTACATTGCAGTGTGGATTGACTTATTCTGCTCAGGGAAAAATGGAATTGCTTGCTTATAGTGATGCCGACTGGGCTGCTGATATAAATACCAGAAGGTCCACCACAGGATACATTGTCTTTATTGGTTCCAATCCTGTATCATGGCAGTCCAAGAAACAAGGAAGTGTGTCTCGCAGCTCTACTGAGGCAGAGTATAAGGCATTAGCTAATGCTGCTGCAGATGTAGCTTGGGTTAGATCAGTTCTCAAAGATCTTCATGTTTTTCTTCCATCTGCACCGTTGTTACATTGTGATAATCTTTCAACGTTAGCCTTATGTTCTAATCCAGTTTTTCATACTCGGATTAAACACTTGGATactgattttcattttgttcgtGAAAGGGTCCAAAAGGGAGATCTAGAGGTTCAATATATTCCTACAGAAGCTCAGGTTGCAGATGTCTTGACCAAAGGTTTACACAGTCCTTTGTTTGTTCATCATTGTACCAATCTCAGACTGGGATATCCCAGTTaagattgagggggagtattaaccAAGGATATATGTGCATGGGTATTTTAGTCATATTTTGTATAAGTTAGCTAGGCGGTTAAGGTGTTTAGATGTCTTAGTTATTAAGTTTTGACAGCTGTAGCTGTCTTAGTTATTAAGTTTTGACAGCTGTAAGTTTGTTTGGTTAGCTTCTTTAAATAGGTATATATATTACTGAAAATGTAAGCAATTGTATTCATTCAGTAAATACAACATTTGCAATACatcgctttctctctctactctcaTATTCATTGTTCTTTGTTCTTGCTCTTCGATGGAGATTTTATGGCTTAATCTGCCATAATTATCAAAAATTTCATTACAATTTTATTCCAAGTCATAGACTACCTCTTTGGTAACTAGTGGAGTGCTATCCAAGGCACCCTTAcccttgtcttgcaagtaatAAGCATTTCTTTGTTCGAATAATTTAAATTAAGAGATCTATATAACAACTGTTTAGCCTTAAATTAAATGTCCAAACTTTTAAATAAATCTAAATTGGTAGGACAATGATGATTGTAAATAACTACACACGCGAACACAAACGCACACACAAACTGTTTCGCCAGCTTATTAAAACACTACCTCAAGTTAACTTGTACAGTAATTCAAGAGCTGATACAAAGACCACATTGTCTCTTTAAACTAAGCTAATCATTGTTAAAAGTGCTCAAATTGACAGAACAACCTGGACAGAAGGAATGTTATCATGGATAAAACATTCCTTGACAGCTAGGTTAGCATGTGAAGCTGTATCATTGTTCTGGACAGCAAGGACACATGCATCGTGGACAGCAAGGTCACTGCATGTGTATTCTGACTGCTGCATCGTGGACAGCAAGAACACCACTTCCAGTGCCTTTGTTtattgcatgtgtgtgtaataAATGTATATAAACTTTGCTGCAATTGTAGCAGAACATCAATTCAAAAACATATATTGGATCCAAGTTTAATATGGTATCGGAGCGGTTCTAATCCTTGCTCTGCTCTGCCTTCATTCTTCCGCTGCCATAACCATCGTAGCCCCCCTTCATAACCACTACATATATCTCCCACAAACACCACTGTCAACACCATGACAGAATCAACCCAACATACCAAACCTGATGAGGAATTCTCAGACCCATACACCATACACCACTCAAATCATACGGGGCTTATCTTGGTTTCCAAAACACTTGACGGAAACCACTGGGGGCAATGGAGCCGTGCCATGTGCATGGGTCTCAGCGCAAAGAACAAGATTGGGTTCATTGATGGAACCATCAAAACTCCACCACTCTTGGACACAAAGTATACAGCTTGGAAAAGATGCAACGACATGGTCACACTGTGGCTTGTGAACTCAGTTCACTCGGACATAGCCAGCAGCATCATGTACACCGAAACTGCTGCTGCAGTTTGGAACGATATCAAGGACAGGTTCTCACAAAGCAGTGACTCAAGGATCTACCAAATTCGACAAGAAATTGTCAAGAATCGTCAAGAGCAACTTTCAATTTCTGCCTATTACACCAAGATGAAGGCCTTGTGGGACGAGTTAGTGTCCTACCATGATCCACTCGTTTGCACTTGTGCAGGTTTGAAGGGGCTTGCTGAAcgggaagagaaagaaagagtcaTGCAATTTCTGATGGGACTGAACGACTCTTACTCAACTGTACGAGGCTCGGTTCTGTTGATGAGCCCACTTCCTGACACACGCCGAGTTCATGGTCTTATTCTCTAACATGAATGACAAATAGATGTGGTCAATCGACGCGATATGGGAACAAACTCCCATGCAATGTAGGTTCAACAAGCTTCAGCGTCGCAATTGACTAACAACAAGCACTTCAACACATCTTCACGTAAGTCACTTAAATGCACTTACTGTGATGGAGATGGACACTTAATGGACCGCTGCTACTACATCATTGGGTTCTCAGTAGGCCACAAATGGCATGGCAGGAACatgaaacccaaaaacaaaaggacaGTAGCCAACAATGCCGAGATCATCACCTCCGCATTCACCAACAACTCGGCCGAATCTGTCGGTCCCATGTTCACTGCCGAGGAGTACAATCAGATTATTGTCATGCTCTGCAATGGTAATAGACAACCATTTGCAAATGCAACAGGTATTTTTTTTCACCTAAATGCAACATAGCACAAACAGATCCACACTCGACTATATATTGGATTGTTGATAGCGGAGCAACCAACCATATATCGCATTCACCACCAACACACAGCATCATTGATGCTCATCATGAGTACGTTGGCTTACCAAATGGGGAGCAAGCAGAAATCAAACATATTGGTTCCATGAGATTGTCACATGATCTCTCTCTTGATAAAGTTCTTCACGTACCAAAGTTCCGCGTCAATTTATTATCTGTTAGTAAATTGACAAGAGCTTTGCATTGTAAAGTGACATTCTATTCCAATTTTTGTGTTGTGCAGGACATGGAcacgaagagggtgattggccTGGGCAAGCATGTGGATGGGCTTTACTATCTTACACCAAGACAAAACCCCCATCTCGCCAACCACATTCATCATACCAATAGCTTCTGGCATAGGCGACTTGGACACCCATCATCCGCACCTTCCCTTTCGTTAGCCAAAAATAATGTTGAAATAATGTTTGATTCCACACACATTTGTGAAATTTGCCTTTTAGGCAAGCAAACTCGTCTACCATTTCATAATAGTGAAATCAAATCTTCTGCATCTTTCGACTTAATTCATTGTGACATTTGGGAACCTCACAAAGATCAAACACACACTGGAGCACGATATTTTCTTACTATTGTGGATGATTTCACTCGTTTCACCTGGGTACACCTTATGAATTTCAAATCTGACACACAAACGATATTGAAATCATTTTTCTCTTAGGTCAAAACACAATTCCAATGTGCCATTAAAGCTCTTCGTGCAGATAATGGTGGAGAATTCCTTTCCCTACGTCCTTACCTAGACTCATGTGGCACCTCATTCCAACATTCTTGCCCttacacaccacaacaaaacggAGTGGTCAAACGTAAACATAGGCACCTTCTGAATGTTGGTCGTGCTCTTAGGTTTCAAGCTAACTTACCTTTACAATTTTGGGGAGAAAGTATTCAAACCGCCTGTTATCTAATCAATGGTTTACCTACACCCTTACTTTCCCATAAATCTCCATATGAATTTTTGCATAACACACCACCAACTTACACCCACTTACGAATTTTTGGATGCCTAAGCTATGCCACCAATCTCACACCCACCAACAAGTTTGACATCCGTGCTCGTTGTTGTGTTTTCTTTGGTTATCCTCTTGGCCAAAAGGGTTATAAGGTATATGATCTAGCCACACGTAGATTTTTCATCTCATGTGATGTCGTCTTTCATGAGCACATTTTTCCTTACAAATCCTCACCCACCATGGACCAAACTGACGAACATATTACTCCCATTATTCATCCCACACACGACACCACCTCATCATTAATCCCAAATCCCATGGTACTTAGCAGTGAAGTTGAGTCGTCTTTACCGACCAACCTTGAGCCTTCTCCACCCAACTCAAGCCTTCCCATATCACCTGCCACCACCGACACACCACATGAACTTGCCACTTACCACTTGCCGCAACATCATTCCCTCATTCCTCCACCATCTGCACCAACACCCCCTGACCCACCCCCATTACGTCACTCCACTCGTCCCACCAACCCACCTACTCACTTCAAAGATTATGTGGCTCATCATTCCACCTTGCTCACGCCATCGGAGGGCCTCTCTCTATCCATGTCCAGCACGCGATATCCACTGCATCGGTATGTTTCCTATTCCTCTTTATCTCTTGGACATCAGCgttttgtttttcatatttCACGCTTGGTGGAGCCTACTACCTATGAGCAGGCTTGTCAAAACCCTTATTGGGTTGCAGCGATGAAGGCTGAACTCACCGCTCTACAGGAAAATTAAACCTGGAGTTTTGTCCCTCTTCCACCAGGACAACGACCCATTGGCTGCAAATGGGTTTACAAACTCAAGTACCAATCTGATGGCACCCTTGAATGTTACAAGGCACGTCTCGTTGCCAAAGGTTTCACTTAACGTGAAGGTATCGACTACAAAGAGACCTTCGCACCGGTAGCCAAACTCATTACTGTGCGTTGCCTCTTGACTGTGGTTGTTGTCCGCAATTGGCCCTTATATCAAATGGACGTTCAAAACGCCTTCCTTCATGGCGAACTTCAAGAGGCCGTCTACATGTTGCCTCCTCCGGGTTGTCATCGACAGGGGGAGAATGTCGTTTGTCGACTCCACAAATCTCTTTATGGTCTTAAACAGGCGTCCAGAAGTTGGTTTCGAGCATTCTCGAAAGCAATATGCATCATCGGTTTCTGCCAATCCAAGGTAGATTATTCTCTGTTCACTGAAGTCAAGGGTACTTCACTCAccattatattattatatgttgatgacatggtGATTATAGGTAACAATGAGGCAGAAATCAAGAACCTAAAGGCCTTCCTCAGTAGCCAATTTCGAATTAAAGATCTTGGACCTTTGAAATATTTCCTTGGAGTTGAGGTTGCACGATCAAAATCTGGAGTCACAGTCTGCCAACGAAAATATACATTGGACATATTGGAGGAGGCTGGCCTTCTTAGAGCCAAACCCATGAAAGTCCCAATGGAGGCCGATTTGGTCCTAACCCTTAAGGTAGCACTTCACTACAGGAACCTGCGAGGTATAGGCGCTTGGTtggaaaattaatttatttgaccATCACAAGACCAGAAATAGCATACACTGTCAACACATTGAGTCAGTTCATGCAAGATCCACAACGATACCATCTCGATGCAGCGTATCGACTTCTTCGATACCTCAAAGGAGCACCTGGACAAGGCTTAATGTTTTCTTCCCAAAGTGAATTGCATTTAATCGGTTActgtgatgcagattgggcatgTTGCCTCATTACTCGTCGATCAGTTACTGGTTATTGTATCTTCCTTGGAAAGTCACTGGTGTcctagaaaagcaagaaacaagttACAATAGCTCGTTCCTCTGCTGAAGCGGAGTATCGATCTATAGCTGCAGCTACTTGTGAATTAAGTTGGCTGCGATATTTATTGGAAGATTTACGTGTTGAGCATTCCCAACTGGCAAGGTTATTTTGTGACAACCAAGTGGCTTTACACATAGCTGCAAATCATGTGTATCATGAACACACAAAGCATATTGAGATCGATTGCCACACTGTTCGTGAGAGGATTGAAAGGGGAGAAATTAAAACTTCCTATGTCAGAACAGGAGAACAAGTCGCAG
Encoded proteins:
- the LOC139189411 gene encoding uncharacterized protein; the protein is MTESTQHTKPDEEFSDPYTIHHSNHTGLILVSKTLDGNHWGQWSRAMCMGLSAKNKIGFIDGTIKTPPLLDTKYTAWKRCNDMVTLWLVNSVHSDIASSIMYTETAAAVWNDIKDRFSQSSDSRIYQIRQEIVKNRQEQLSISAYYTKMKALWDELVSYHDPLVCTCAGLKGLAEREEKERVMQFLMGLNDSYSTVQQASASQLTNNKHFNTSSRKSLKCTYCDGDGHLMDRCYYIIGFSVGHKWHGRNMKPKNKRTVANNAEIITSAFTNNSAESVGPMFTAEEYNQIIVMLCNGNRQPFANATGHGHEEGDWPGQACGWALLSYTKTKPPSRQPHSSYQ